Proteins encoded together in one Tripterygium wilfordii isolate XIE 37 chromosome 14, ASM1340144v1, whole genome shotgun sequence window:
- the LOC120014436 gene encoding amino acid transporter AVT6C-like, translating to MSPAAGPRSPLLPDFPGKQVKRASVSGAVFNVSTSIIGAGIMSIPATMKVLGVIPAFVLIVGIGWLAEISVEFLMRFTHAGDSRTYAGLMMESFGKAGSVLVQICVMITNFGCLIIYLIIIGDVLSGNQPEGSQHLGVLQEWFGPHWWNTRPVALLFIVIFIMLPLVLFRRVESLRFSSAISVFLAVVFVGICSVMAISALFEGETKTPRLLPQLNGSASFFDLFTAVPVIVTAFTFHFNVHAIGLELSKPSDMTTAVRISVLLCAAIYFSVGVFGYLLFGDSIMSDILVNFDRSAGTTSGALLNDLVRLSYALHLVLVFPLLNFSLRANIDELIFPKKPHLDTDDKRFVSLTLILLVISYIAAIAIPNIWYFFQFMGSTSAVSLAFIFPGAIVLRDIHGISTVKDRITGAVMIILALGTSIIAISTNLYSLFTNKS from the exons ATGTCGCCGGCCGCCGGACCACGTTCTCCGCTCCTTCCGGACTTTCCGGGGAAGCAAGTGAAGCGAGCATCGGTATCTGGTGCCGTATTCAATGTGTCAACAAGCATAATTGGAGCAGGGATTATGTCAATACCTGCAACAATGAAGGTGCTTGGTGTGATTCCAGCTTTTGTGTTGATTGTGGGCATTGGTTGGTTAGCAGAGATTTCAGTGGAGTTTCTTATGAGGTTTACACATGCTGGCGATTCAAGAACTTATGCTGGTCTGATGATGGAGTCATTTGGGAAGGCAGGGTCAGTGCTTGTACAGATTTGTGTCATGATCACCAATTTTGGGTGTTTGATCATTTATTTGATCATTATTG GAGATGTTCTCTCAGGAAATCAACCTGAAGGATCTCAACACCTTGGTGTTTTGCAAGAATGGTTTGGCCCTCACTGGTGGAATACGCGACCTGTTGCACTCCTTTTCATTGTCATCTTCATTATGCTCCCATTAGTCTTGTTCAGACGCGTAG AATCATTGAGATTCAGTTCAGCAATATCGGTTTTCCTGGCCGTGGTGTTTGTTGGTATATGTTCGGTGATGGCAATCTCTGCACTCTTTGAAGGGGAAACAAAGACTCCCCGACTACTACCTCAATTAAACGGCAGTGCCTCCTTCTTTGATCTCTTCACTGCTGTCCCAGTCATTGTGACAGCTTTTACATTTCATTTCAATG TTCATGCAATTGGTTTAGAGCTCAGCAAGCCTTCTGATATGACAACAGCAGTCAGAATTTCAGTTCTACTTTGCGCGGCTATCTACTTCTCCGTCGGTGTTTTCGGGTACCTTTTGTTTGGGGATTCGATCATGTCCGATATACTCGTTAATTTCGACAGAAGTGCTGGTACAACAAGCGGTGCATTACTCAATGACCTTGTTAGATTAAGCTATGCACTTCACCTGGTGTTGGTGTTTCCTCTGCTGAACTTCTCTTTGAGAGCAAATATAGATGAACTAATTTTCCCTAAGAAACCCCATTTGGATACAGACGATAAGAGATTTGTTTCCCTCACCCTCATCCTTCTAGTCATCTCTTACATAGCAGCAATCGCAATCCCGAATATTTGGTACTTCTTCCAGTTCATGGGATCAACCTCTGCAGTCTCTCTCGCCTTCATTTTTCCTGGCGCTATAGTTCTGAG GGATATTCATGGCATATCGACAGTGAAGGACAGAATTACAGGAGCAGTAATGATAATTCTAGCTCTAGGGACGAGCATAATTGCGATCTCCACCAATCTATATAGTCTCTTCACAAACAAGTCATAA
- the LOC120014353 gene encoding senescence associated gene 20-like → MRLLTGSGTTSDKEEESSFEFVPFSITSFGSTVLAEGCDRDGKISWIHAWTVADGIITQVREYFNTSLTVTRFGNSDPRPSVAEIVPSHCPSVWESSLSGRAGKSVPGLVLAI, encoded by the coding sequence ATGCGCCTTCTCACTGGCTCTGGTACGACGTCGGATAAGGAAGAGGAATCATCCTTCGAGTTCGTCCCGTTCTCGATTACCTCCTTTGGCTCCACTGTCCTCGCCGAGGGCTGTGACCGCGACGGCAAGATCTCCTGGATCCACGCCTGGACTGTCGCTGATGGGATAATCACCCAAGTCAGGGAGTACTTCAATACTTCTCTCACCGTCACTCGTTTTGGGAACTCCGATCCACGACCTTCGGTGGCGGAAATTGTTCCATCGCATTGCCCCTCCGTCTGGGAGAGCAGCCTGTCCGGTCGGGCCGGGAAGTCCGTGCCGGGTCTTGTCCTGGCCATTTAA
- the LOC120014469 gene encoding amino acid transporter AVT6C-like, which translates to MREEENKADLVAPLVSSDLQSLEDDGIKGRSASVHSAVFNISTTMIGAGIMSIPATMKVLGVIPGFALIVIVAYFVEATAEFMLKYTEIGKCTTYAGLMDESFGKLGAVAVQVCAIVTQFGCLIVYLIIIGDVLCGNQSGETLHLGVLQEWFGNQWWTSRPFALIFIVLFIILPLVLLKHVDSLRYSSALSILLAVMFVCISLGMAISSMLQGKTHKIRLFPDFGSQHSILAYFTTIPIFVTGLGFHVNVHLIRAGLGKPTHMSSAVRIALLICVLIYFAIGFSGYLLFGDSIMADILVNFDQNNDSKIAGILNDVVRLSYAIHLVLVFPVINFTLRANIDELVFSRRTASLGGENTRFVFLTCVLLVLSYLMAVIIPNIWYFFQFIGSTTIVCTSFIFPAAIVLRDVHGISSTKDMVMGIMVIVLAVGTSSLAIYTNSNS; encoded by the exons atgagagaagaagaaaacaaggcCGATTTAGTTGCTCCACTCGTATCTTCCGATCTCCAATCTTTGGAAGATGATGGTATCAAAGGCAGATCAGCTTCGGTCCACAGCGCCGTGTTCAACATATCGACGACTATGATCGGAGCCGGAATCATGTCGATTCCGGCGACTATGAAGGTTCTAGGAGTCATCCCAGGATTTGCTCTGATAGTCATCGTCGCGTACTTCGTGGAGGCGACGGCGGAGTTCATGTTGAAGTATACAGAAATCGGAAAGTGCACGACCTACGCAGGCCTAATGGACGAGTCGTTTGGAAAATTAGGAGCTGTTGCTGTGCAAGTTTGTGCCATCGTCACCCAATTCGGCTGCCTTATCGTTTATTTGATTATTATTG GGGATGTGCTGTGTGGAAATCAATCTGGAGAAACCTTACACTTGGGAGTACTCCAAGAATGGTTTGGGAATCAATGGTGGACCTCACGGCCTTTTGCACTAATCTTCATAGTCTTGTTCATCATCCTCCCATTGGTCTTGTTAAAGCATGTAG ATTCACTTAGGTACTCCTCGGCATTATCAATTCTACTAGCAGTGATGTTTGTTTGCATAAGCTTAGGTATGGCGATTTCTTCAATGTTGCAAGGTAAAACTCACAAAATCAGACTATTTCCAGACTTTGGGAGCCAACATTCCATCCTTGCTTACTTCACAACCATTCCAATCTTTGTCACTGGTTTGGGATTCCATGTCAATG TGCATCTAATTAGGGCAGGACTTGGTAAACCTACCCATATGAGCTCAGCCGTTCGAATTGCTCTCCTAATATGTGTGTTGATATATTTTGCAATTGGGTTTTCTGGGTACCTTTTGTTCGGAGATTCAATCATGGCTGACATACTTGTCAACTTTGATCAAAACAACGATTCCAAGATCGCTGGAATCCTAAACGACGTCGTTCGATTAAGCTATGCAATCCATCTTGTGCTTGTGTTTCCTGTTATCAACTTCACACTGAGAGCAAATATAGATGAATTGGTGTTCTCAAGAAGGACTGCTAGTCTGGGCGGAGAAAATACCAGATTTGTGTTCTTGACTTGTGTTCTGCTTGTTCTAAGTTACTTGATGGCAGTAATTATACCAAATATTTGGtatttctttcaatttattGGATCAACAACTATTGTCTGCACCTCATTCATTTTTCCAGCAGCAATTGTGCTCAg GGATGTGCATGGTATTTCATCAACTAAGGACATGGTCATGGGAATAATGGTTATTGTGTTGGCGGTAGGGACTAGTTCGCTTGCCATATATACCAATTCGAACAGTTGA